Proteins co-encoded in one Megalops cyprinoides isolate fMegCyp1 chromosome 1, fMegCyp1.pri, whole genome shotgun sequence genomic window:
- the LOC118784930 gene encoding general transcription factor 3C polypeptide 1-like isoform X2, with translation MMMDALQMLIDEVALEGLDGITIPTLWIRLENRNPKFPPKLDPATKEYLWKALVRDPDIEFYALPKERAQIVLFDRFAEIDPETGIQEIRGTTPSADTREDVYPVHVIQENKDGVQGSCLFFKERKNITSLIRTEDFKAHYTLEDAFNKWGEKLVVVASQIVRYRALIGPEGDPGLKLADSSYCILERLGRARWQGELQRDLHSRAFKMDAGKMHYLRKSLDRNGLITLQSHVIRLSTGGQQHSILLLLKRFHVDRRSKYDILMEKTSNILAASPGNIAIMIKLREQLCVSERTFKRVYQYMMAAKLVQIMCVPLKELNPDGGPCKTKRGTDIMVRCLKLLKEYGKKEEDDDDENDEEDGGRKMPHADRRVMERDMLMQAYELIVSSGTKGISQSALRGRMNVGKLEGRMICRLLERNDMIKGFMEDEGRQRTTKYISKVYVEQSDLNRQFVREQARSEKLRSGAGSEAEMSLCTEAVSSVCPGGEREEVDGEREEKEQQPPPKCSASKKRTKNMKKNPKNGKQSKQPPLKQIKVDFTVKHSTPIKKTIPPSLKVRGDEIKEAKVKLTRCDISEVRGESDPSLDATSSQTTNLSSKSSSKSSSDGAENDACVTVIEEIVIQKPCSVAAKKTTGYVDGPHQTYRLLKRKNLIIEAVRSLKIIDSLYTLQKMIMDEEKQDGVSTKCCKKSIMRLLRSLSREGMLKVLCTTIIQDGISKKVEFVVHPSISPDDPLVRSAIEQIRFRISSSYSAHRMKETEEEEVKNKEAQRGDERSNKTDSPSKTPRSKTDEKMGIKQLKDFRPSIVPGLGRSRGFQPKMLRLRLAHSFLWYLIYGHPLRRSPAENKSTGEQEAEPGPIEAAGQTPESTESSNQALPSGDRSSSRNASSEEKACSPDPCSSLVQGEEGREIVYVDDLSWKRYIPLTPLHREFGYGWALTSDILLSLPLSVFVQIIQVNYQVDGLDIYLNDPVKQHFLIRFLPGKMKRQLLYKRKYIFSVYESMQRLCYMGLLQFGPTEKFQDKDQVFVYVKRKGTIVDTTTCEPHYNLAVSARPFERRSYTFNTLQDVENFWFDLQCVCLNTPLGVIRCSRSKPSQTTDEKEGEEQLDTSAAMEPERPDQKYSRIAYTLKGSADVTDDGVIPGDGLGAGGLDSCFFAHLKRNWIWTSYLLSKPKKPGSTLESNPTLRLNNLLTKHSLPLSMCGGSKVKCSTDSKALVVEEEVQITTEPSSRNSRVVGGKKQKRKRLKTETVKEPRKRKRAGNQQDKRIRLPFHDEADLIALKRMTRQRVAWTLQEDSLLLLCRVASHFLNRKIRKPFVPWQVVRDLLHAQFEESLDKTSLSVGRRSRYIMKNPQTYLNFRICLAEVYQDKSIIEEFQNRRNNYEDPEVCASEFKEFVAALKQKFSDASGDCGFDIPDSKEELFKRFKVYAIGEEVEESTKDDLTSYEDIHALVLNNLIQSTLVLSNSQMKICRSFQTFHMYSRYNQDVLYQAFLKCQRRGLVNRRRVHKVLGPKKSRALPFMPMSYQLSQSYYRCFSWRIPNTICTEAYQFLEMLWSAGREDRPNTFIFQDQESAEPESVSDSVLFPLDASGGSCVAALSLMIMGLLAVDVSIPEQIVVVDSTMMDNEVVKSIVKDVADEDEDDEAEEVEGKRKIEVKARQASHTNYLLMRGYCVPGIVSLRNLNTNDNVVVNSCTVRVKLRSSPAHGLFTTASTSVVDDMQRGEACLPKAFTRLIRPSNDSSRLKCFSDWCITQCGYSTEDLQAVLDISSAIEEARAFGCDRLELSHSFSELEETQNGRTRSFQQYMEDLINLEEVLEVGGNSVRLVAIKYADPWLLHTTERLTAKSKGFYPQQATPRKRSLQPAEEELTPPKKRATMEAEGEEAIEPHCTQKQADTDGIPPAEETVLPVEVEEPTTSTAQEAVITAQTEELSKEKGHKEAEGQEGLTQDTTSLPNDPAAHSSETDTAQSKDKDSSSLTSSVDEKVSFVSRPWRIVDGGLNRPVCKGMLESLLYHIMSKPGITEPLLVEHYKGVLQPVVVLDLLKALEEMGCVLKRYIKGQPRASLFSPAHIPEVKDGGVKLRDNAIPFYEPTVDCCLRLGKIFPQEANWNKWVHFIHT, from the exons ATGATGATGGATGCTCTCCAGATGCTTATTGATGAAGTTGCTTTGGAAGGTTTGGATGGGATAACAATCCCTACGCTCTGGATTCGTTTAGAAAACAGAAATCCTAAATTTCCTCCGAAGTTAGACCCTGCTACGAAGGAGTATCTTTGGAAAGCGTTGGTGCGCGACCCTGATATTGAATTCTACGCGTTACCAAAAGAGAGGGCTCAAATTGTGTTATTTGACCG ATTTGCAGAAATCGACCCAGAGACAGGAATCCAGGAGATTCGAGGGACCACGCCTTCTGCAGACACGCGAGAGGACGTTTACCCTGTTCACGTAattcaggaaaacaaagacGGGGTCCAAGGatcttgtctgttttttaaagaaaggaagAATATTACTAGTCTTATAAGGACTGAAGACTTTAAAGCACACTACACACTTGAAGACGCTTTTAATAA ATGGGGAGAAAAACTCGTTGTGGTCGCCTCTCAAATCGTGCGTTACAGAGCTTTGATTGGTCCTGAGGGCGATCCTGGCTTGAAATTGGCAGATTCTTCATACTGCATCTTGGAACGACTTGGAAGAGCAAGATGGCAGGGAGAACTTCAGAGGGATCTGCACAGCAGAGCCTTCAA AATGGATGCAGGGAAAATGCATTACCTGAGGAAGTCTTTGGACAGGAATGGCCTGATCACGCTCCAGTCGCATGTGATCCGGCTGTCCACTGGTGGCCAGCAGCATTCCATCCTGCTTCTTCTGAAGAGGTTCCATGTGGACAG GCGGAGCAAGTATGATATCCTAATGGAAAAAACCTCCAATATACTGGCAGCAAGTCCAGGAAACATTGCCATCATGATCAAGCTGCGAGAGCAACTG TGTGTGAGCGAGAGGACGTTCAAGCGTGTGTATCAGTACATGATGGCTGCAAAACTGGTGCAGATCATGTGCGTTCCTCTGAAGGAGCTGAACCCAGATGGAGGGCCATGCAAGACCAAGAGAG GAACTGATATTATGGTGAGATGCCTCAAGCTTCTGAAAGAGTAtgggaagaaggaggaggatgacgatgatgaaaatgatgaagaGGATGGTGGCAGGAAGATGCCTCATGCGGACCGTCGGGTCATGGAGAGAGACATGCTGATGCAGGCTTACGAATTAA TTGTATCCAGTGGAACAAAGGGGATTTCCCAATCTGCTCTTCGAGGGCGAATGAACGTGGGAAAACTAGAAGGACGTATGATATGTCGTCTTCTGGAGCGAAATGACATGATCAAG GGCTTTATGGAGGATGAAGGGCGTCAGAGAACCACTAAGTACATCAGCAAGGTCTATGTGGAGCAGAGCGACCTGAACAGGCAGTTTGTTAGGGAGCAGGCTCGGAGCGAGAAGCTGAGGTCAGGCGCAGGGTCAGAGGCTGAGATGTCCCTGTGCACAGAGGCTGTGTCAAGTGTGTGTCCTGGAGGTGAACGAGAGGaggtggatggagagagagaggagaaggagcagcagccACCACCAAAATGCAGCGCCTCTAAAAAACgcacaaaaaatatgaagaaaaatcCCAAGAACGGCAAACAAAGCAAGCAACCCCCGCTAAAGCAAATCAAGGTGGACTTTACTGTCAAGCACTCCACGCCTATTAAGA AAACAATCCCGCCCTCTTTGAAAGTGCGTGGAGATGAGATCAAAGAAGCAAAGGTGAAGCTGACCAGGTGTGACATAAGTGAGGTGCGGGGGGAGTCGGACCCAAGTCTGGATGCCACCTCCAGTCAGACCACAAACCTCAGCAGCAAGAGCAGTAGCAAGAGCAGCAGCGACGGAGCTGAAAATGATGCCTGTGTGACAGTCATAGAAGAAATTGTCATTcagaag CCATGCAGTGTTGCAGCAAAGAAAACTACCGGCTACGTTGATGGGCCTCATCAGACATACAGGCTGCTGAAACGCAAGAACCTCATCATTGAAGCTGTCCGCAGCCTCAAAATCATTGACAGCTTGTACAC GTTGCAGAAGATGATCATGGATGAGGAGAAACAAGATGGCGTATCCACCAAGTGCTGCAAGAAGTCAATAATGAGACTGCTGAGAAGCCTCTCCCGAGAGGGAATGCTCAAAGTGTTATGCACTACCATCATACAGGATGGCATCAGCAAAAAG GTAGAGTTTGTGGTCCATCCCTCCATCAGCCCAGACGATCCCCTGGTGAGAAGTGCCATCGAACAGATCCGTTTCCGCATCTCCAGCTCCTACTCGGCACACCG GATGAAAGAGActgaagaggaggaagtgaaGAACAAGGAGGCCCAGAGAGGGGATGAACGtagcaacaagacagacagCCCCTCCAAAACCCCAAGGAGCAAAACAGATGAGAAGATGGGAATCAAGCAGTTGAAGGACTTCAGGCCTTCCATTG TTCCAGGTCTTGGTCGATCCCGCGGTTTTCAACCTAAAATGCTTCGCCTGAGGCTGGCACACTCGTTCCTGTGGTACCTCATCTATGGCCATCCACTGAGGAGGTCCCCAGCCGAGAACAAGAGCACTGGGGAACAGGAGGCGGAACCAGGTCCCATTGAAGCAGCCGGTCAGACTCCCGAATCTACTGAGTCATCAAATCAGGCCCTGCCCTCTGGGGACAGGTCCAGCAGCAGGAACGCCAGCTCTGAAGAGAAAGCCTGTTCCCCTGATCCGTGTTCGTCTCTGGTGCAGGGtgaggagggcagagagatTG tgtACGTGGATGACTTGTCCTGGAAACGGTACATACCCCTGACACCCCTGCACAGAGAGTTTGGCTATGGCTGGGCTCTCACCAGTgacatcctgctctctcttcctctctccgtCTTTGTCCAAATCATCCAAGTCAACTACCAG GTTGATGGCTTGGACATTTATCTGAATGACCCAGTGAAACAACACTTTCTCATTAGATTCCTGCCAGGGAAGATGAAAAGGCAACTCTTGTATAAAAG gaagTACATCTTTAGCGTTTACGAGAGCATGCAGCGTTTGTGCTACATGGGACTCCTGCAGTTTGGACCGACTGAAAAATTCCAGGACAAAGATCAG GTCTTTGTATATGTGAAGAGGAAAGGCACCATCGTGGACACCACCACGTGCGAGCCCCACTATAATCTGGCCGTGTCAGCCAGGCCCTTTGAACGTCGAAGTTACACCTTCAACACCCTCCAGGATGTTGAGAACTTCTGGTTTGACCTGCAGTGTGTCTGCCTCAACACACCTTTAG GTGTGATAAGGTGCTCACGTTCAAAGCCAAGCCAAACCACTgatgagaaggagggagaggagcaacTTGACACCTCAGCGGCCATGGAGCCAGAGCGGCCGGACCAGAAGTATTCAAGAATAGCATACACGCTAAA GGGGAGTGCAGACGTGACAGACGATGGTGTGATTCCTGGGGACGGTCTGGGCGCAGGGGGGCTAGACTCCTGCTTCTTTGCTCACCTGAAGCGCAACTGGATCTGGACAAGCTACCTCCTGTCCAAGCCCAAAAAG CCTGGCAGCACCTTAGAGAGTAACCCCACCCTCCGACTGAACAACCTCCTCACAAAGCATTCCTTACCTCTGTCTATGTGTGGTG GAAGTAAAGTGAAATGCAGTACGGACTCCAAAGCactggtggtggaggaggaggtccAGATCACCACCGAgcccagcagcaggaacagccGCGTCGTGGGCGGGAAGAAGCAGAAGCGCAAGAGACTGAAGACTGAGACGGTGAAGGAGccgaggaagaggaaaagag CGGGGAACCAGCAGGACAAGCGCATCCGTCTCCCCTTCCATGACGAGGCCGACCTGATCGCTCTGAAGAGGATGACTCGACAGCGCGTGGCCTGGACCCTGCAGGAAGACAGCCTTCTACTGCTGTGTCGTGTTGCCAGCCATTTTCTCAATCGCAAG ATTAGGAAACCCTTCGTTCCCTGGCAAGTGGTGCGTGACCTCCTCCACGCGCAGTTCGAGGAGTCCCTGGACAAGACCTCACTGTCGGTGGGCCGGCGATCGCGCTACATCATGAAGAACCCACAGACCTACCTGAACTTCAG AATATGCCTGGCGGAGGTATATCAAGATAAATCCATCATTGAGGAATTTCAAAACAGGCGCAACAACTATGAGGACCCAGAG GTATGTGCCTCTGAGTTCAAAGAATTTGTGGCTGCGCTGAAGCAGAAGTTCAGCGATGCTTCTGGGGACTGTGGTTTCGATATCCCAGACAGCAAAGAGGAGCTCTTTAAGAG GTTCAAGGTGTACGCCAttggagaggaagtggaggagagCACAAAGGATGACCTGACTAG TTATGAAGACATCCATGCTCTGGTTCTCAATAACTTGATCCAGAGCACCCTGGTGCTGTCGAACTCACAGATGAAAATCTGTCGCTCCTTTCAG ACCTTCCATATGTACAGCAGGTACAATCAGGACGTTCTGTACCAGGCCTTTCTCAAGTGTCAGAGGCGGGGCCTTGTTAACCGCCGCCGTGTCCACAAGGTCTTGGGACCCAAGAAGAGCCGGGCACTGCCCTTTATGCCCATGTCCTACCAGCTGTCTCAGTCCTACTACAG GTGCTTCTCATGGCGCATCCCCAACACGATCTGCACCGAGGCCTACCAGTTCCTGGAGATGCTGTGGAGCgcagggagggaggacaggCCCAACACATTCATCTTCCAGGACCAGGAGAGTGCTGAGCCAGAGAGCGTATCAGACTCGGTCCTCTTCCCCCTGGATGCGTCTGGGGGCTCCTGCGTGGCCGCCCTTAGTCTCATGATAATGGGCTTGCTTGCTGTGGACGTGTCCATCCCTGAGCAGATCGTGGTGGTGGACAGCACCATGATGGACAACGAGGTGGTGAAGAG CATTGTGAAGGATGTGGCAGACGAAGATGAGGACGATGAGGCAGAGGAGGTTGAAGGGAAGAGGAAGATCGAGGTGAAGGCTAGGCAGGCCTCCCACACCAACTACCTGCTGATGCGGGGCTACTGCGTCCCAGGCATTGTCAGCCTGCGCAACCTCAACACCAATGACAACGTGGTGGTCAACTCCTGCACCGTGAGGGTGAAGCTGCGCAGCAGCCCTGCCCATGGCCTCTTCACCACCGCAT CCACCAGCGTGGTAGATGACATGCAGCGGGGAGAGGCATGCCTGCCCAAGGCCTTCACCCGCCTGATACGGCCCAGCAACGACTCCAGCCGCCTCAAGTGCTTCAGCGACTGGTGCATCACCCAGTGTGGCTATAGCACCGAGGACCTGCAGGCCGTGCTGGACATCAGCAGCGCCATTGAAGAGGCGCGTGCCTTTGGCTGCGACAGGCTGGAACTCAGCCACAGCTTTTCTGAGCTGGAGGAGACGCAGAACGGCAGGACCAGGAGCTTCCAGCAGTACATGGAG GACCTCATCAATCTGGAGGAGGTTTTGGAGGTTGGAGGGAACTCTGTGCGCCTGGTGGCCATCAAGTACGCAGACCCCTGGCTGCTCCACACCACCGAGAGACTGACCGCGAAGAGCAAGGGGTTCTACCCACAGCAGGCCACGCCCAGGAAAAGGAGCCTACAGCCAGCGGAGGAGGAGCTGACGCCGCCAAAGAAAAGAGCCACCATGGAggctgagggggaggaggcgATAGAGCCGCACTGtacacaaaaacaagcagacacagaCGGCATTCCCCCAGCAGAGGAAACCGTTCTCCCAGTGGAGGTAGAAGAGCCAACAACAAGCACTGCCCAAGAAGCTGTGATAACAGCCCAAACCGAGGAGTTGTCTAAAGAAAAGGGACATAAGGAGGCAGAGGGACAGGAGGGGCTGACGCAGGACACCACTTCTCTACCTAATGACCCAGCTGCTCACTCCAGTGAGACTGACACAGCACAGTCTAAAG ataAAGATAGCAGCTCTCTCACAAG CAGCGTGGATGAAAAGGTGAGCTTCGTGAGCCGGCCCTGGCGCATTGTGGACGGGGGCCTCAACAGGCCGGTGTGTAAAGGGATGCTGGAGTCCCTGCTGTACCACATCATGTCCAAGCCTGGAATCACAGAGCCACTCCTGGTGGAGCACTACAAGGGTGTGCTGCAGCCCGTGGTCGTCCTGGACCTTCTGAAG GCTCTGGAGGAGATGGGATGTGTATTGAAGAGATACATAAAAGGACAGCCCCGGgcatctctcttctctcctgcccATATTCCTGAAGTAAAGGACGGTGGGGTGAAGCTCAGAGACAATGCCATACCCTTCTATGAGCCCACAGTGGACTGCTGTCTCAGGCTCGGTAAAATCTTCCCTCAGGAGGCCAACTGGAACAAGTGGGTCCATTTCATCCACACCTGA